The proteins below are encoded in one region of Candidatus Krumholzibacteriota bacterium:
- the larE gene encoding ATP-dependent sacrificial sulfur transferase LarE — protein MDEEKLERLKRMIRERGPMALAFSGGVDSAFLLAVLREVLGDGLLAVTATAAFIDERETGEAIEIAASLGVDHQVIDVGMSDIDRFVENPPDRCYHCKKHLFSKIIETAEERGFGVVCDASNIDDEGDYRPGMKALKELGVLSPLREAGLTKADIRALSREMGLATWNKPAMACLATRIPFGEKITPEKLSRILRAERFLVSLGFEAARVRSHGDLARIEVDREKTSLLAEPGAREKIVEHLRSLGFRYITVDIEGYRTGSLNESLDM, from the coding sequence ATGGATGAAGAGAAGCTGGAGAGATTAAAAAGAATGATCAGGGAAAGGGGGCCGATGGCCCTCGCTTTTTCTGGAGGGGTCGACTCGGCTTTTCTTCTTGCAGTCTTGCGCGAGGTCCTTGGAGATGGGCTCCTCGCCGTCACCGCCACGGCGGCGTTCATAGATGAGAGGGAGACAGGCGAAGCGATAGAGATCGCCGCCAGCCTTGGCGTCGATCACCAGGTCATCGATGTCGGGATGTCCGATATAGACAGGTTTGTCGAGAATCCCCCAGACAGGTGCTACCATTGCAAGAAACACCTTTTTTCGAAGATCATCGAGACTGCGGAGGAGAGGGGCTTCGGGGTCGTCTGCGACGCGAGCAACATCGACGACGAGGGGGATTACCGGCCGGGGATGAAAGCTTTGAAAGAACTTGGCGTCCTGAGCCCCCTGCGCGAGGCGGGGCTGACCAAGGCTGATATAAGGGCCCTGTCGAGGGAGATGGGGCTTGCCACGTGGAATAAGCCGGCGATGGCATGCCTGGCGACGAGGATCCCTTTCGGCGAGAAGATAACGCCGGAGAAGCTCTCGCGGATACTGAGAGCGGAGAGGTTTCTGGTTTCATTGGGATTCGAGGCGGCGAGAGTCCGAAGCCACGGTGATCTGGCGAGGATCGAGGTCGATCGGGAAAAGACATCTCTTCTCGCTGAGCCTGGAGCGCGCGAAAAAATCGTGGAACATCTCAGGTCGCTGGGTTTTCGATATATTACAGTCGATATCGAGGGGTATCGGACAGGTAGTCTTAACGAATCCCTTGACATGTGA
- the mltG gene encoding endolytic transglycosylase MltG, translated as MSVRVSVLISLTLTLLVMISVQLADLYYEDAGNFSSRRVSIKVHPGATFKEVQALLAEKGIVHRPGVFRWAAYLTRREKNIKAGRYLFRHGESVSSVLGKLVSGQVDYARVVIPEGMMLREIASVLQREVEIDSTLFMTAAADSAFLASIAIKAPDLEGYLFPDTYLFDWPVDEKDVLKRMVNRFREIYDAQIAPLADSIGMDMHQVVTLASIIQAEAVFDSEMRHISAVYHNRIEAKWKLEADPTVAYALGGVKRRLYYNDLRADSPYNTYRVRGLPPGAICSPGRAALEAAADPLKGCEDFYFVADGSGRHKFSKTHMQHLKAKHIIKYGPMPDEMKQKTYLEALESEGDGSWHEGSGDGLDAGPESPDRDGDAEE; from the coding sequence ATGAGTGTTAGAGTCTCGGTCCTGATATCACTGACATTGACTCTCCTTGTGATGATCTCCGTCCAGCTCGCCGATTTATACTATGAAGATGCCGGCAATTTCTCCTCGCGCAGAGTCTCGATAAAGGTCCATCCCGGAGCTACATTCAAGGAAGTGCAGGCTCTGCTCGCGGAAAAGGGGATCGTTCACAGGCCCGGCGTATTCCGCTGGGCGGCATATCTTACACGCAGGGAAAAAAATATCAAGGCGGGAAGATACCTTTTCCGCCACGGGGAAAGTGTCTCATCTGTACTGGGCAAGCTTGTTTCAGGGCAGGTCGATTACGCCCGCGTCGTGATCCCCGAAGGGATGATGCTCAGGGAGATAGCCTCGGTCCTCCAGAGGGAAGTCGAGATCGATTCGACCCTTTTCATGACGGCGGCGGCCGATTCGGCCTTTCTTGCCAGTATCGCGATAAAGGCTCCCGACCTCGAGGGGTACCTTTTTCCCGACACATATCTTTTTGACTGGCCGGTCGATGAGAAGGATGTGCTGAAAAGGATGGTGAACAGGTTCAGGGAGATCTACGACGCGCAGATCGCCCCTCTTGCAGACAGTATCGGGATGGATATGCACCAGGTCGTCACCCTCGCTTCGATAATACAGGCCGAAGCAGTCTTCGATTCGGAGATGAGGCACATATCGGCAGTCTACCATAACAGGATCGAAGCGAAGTGGAAGCTCGAAGCCGATCCAACGGTCGCCTACGCCCTCGGCGGAGTAAAAAGGCGGCTTTATTACAATGATCTCCGGGCTGACTCCCCATACAACACCTACCGCGTGCGCGGGCTGCCACCGGGAGCCATCTGCAGTCCCGGAAGGGCCGCTCTTGAAGCGGCGGCCGATCCGCTCAAGGGATGCGAAGATTTCTACTTCGTCGCCGATGGATCTGGAAGGCACAAATTCAGCAAGACGCATATGCAGCATCTGAAGGCGAAGCATATTATCAAGTACGGCCCCATGCCGGACGAGATGAAACAGAAGACCTATCTCGAAGCGCTTGAAAGCGAAGGGGATGGGTCGTGGCATGAGGGGAGCGGAGACGGTCTCGATGCCGGGCCCGAGTCTCCCGACCGCGACGGCGACGCGGAGGAATGA
- the ruvX gene encoding Holliday junction resolvase RuvX: protein MKSRILCIDPGSKRTGFAVSDQLGITAQGLETFESSGGNDLIDQIEDLVGRYEISTVVIGLPLSMSGGETEGTARSRQLAVEIGNRCGVAVELRDERMSSLEVERVMKREGKIKKAGDIDKLSAVILLQNYLDESFG, encoded by the coding sequence GTGAAATCGCGTATACTTTGTATAGACCCCGGTTCAAAAAGAACCGGATTCGCCGTTAGCGACCAGCTGGGGATCACAGCCCAGGGGCTTGAGACGTTCGAGAGCTCGGGCGGCAATGATCTCATCGATCAAATAGAGGATCTTGTCGGGCGGTATGAGATTTCAACGGTAGTAATCGGATTGCCGCTTTCGATGAGCGGGGGAGAGACGGAAGGGACGGCGCGCTCAAGGCAGCTTGCCGTAGAGATCGGTAATCGATGCGGCGTAGCAGTTGAGCTGAGAGACGAGAGGATGTCGAGCCTCGAAGTCGAAAGGGTCATGAAGCGGGAGGGAAAGATCAAGAAGGCTGGCGATATAGATAAGTTGTCGGCTGTCATCCTGCTTCAGAACTATCTTGATGAATCGTTCGGATAA
- a CDS encoding SpoIIE family protein phosphatase: MATSSFLASFYFVSGAIIFFLGVMILRYSSRDIVGWATALVLFFAGIGPILGAIGVILENNLQQGTLLFKNVMGNFDYGWEFFFPSLVLFALVYPVRHRIWKYIRRYVFLLFVPHFFHLILVLFLLDRVNPENTFNFLANREIKFAPVQAFFVSSASVLNILTALLFKAHNTFFSLVNISYAAFSIALLRKSMKLELPPRVHRQMRVVVTGLGLCIVIYSLGKTVPFFLNLELDDNVVTAFINAALILGGGSIALAIVRHQFLDIRLIARKGIFYGAVVAIFATIYLLTIKQVTEFFYRFSGARFEFLETVLIIIFIIIFQPVFSRMEEWIDRLLAREEKSTRVRIRELSDELLSVIEVEDLKKKINDALGSVFTTKRVETVFCDEIFALKNDDPYAIEVVKLMIKVAEPMTRLDFMEAMGFLNLRGRTFLRPGKKAINEAVKTMPGIVRRFAGYKLIVPVLHEGACMAVLLLGEKEESDKYTMEEQALLSMLALQISASLSRIELLKEVVEKKVMEEELNIAKSIQMNLLPTSLPVIDRYELAGLSIASKQVGGDYYDFIHDDSHLAFVVADVSGKGVPASLLMASLQASLRSMMDRMNDPVAVIGRLNDVMCDITAPDKFATMFYGCIDIDRNEIKYSNAGHFFPVILRKNGKVEELDYSGLILGVSPGFEYECRKTRLEPGDSIIVTTDGVTEAENQQGELYGEERLHPFLATVRDHSADRIKDSIVEEVNRFSYPMGANDDMTIVVVKRNRL; encoded by the coding sequence ATGGCCACCTCATCGTTTCTGGCTTCTTTTTATTTTGTGAGCGGCGCGATCATCTTCTTTCTCGGAGTGATGATTCTTCGCTATTCCTCGCGCGACATCGTCGGTTGGGCGACGGCTCTCGTACTTTTCTTCGCCGGCATAGGACCGATTCTCGGCGCTATAGGCGTCATCCTGGAAAATAATCTCCAGCAGGGGACCCTTCTCTTCAAGAACGTGATGGGGAACTTCGACTACGGGTGGGAATTCTTTTTTCCATCCCTGGTGCTATTCGCTCTTGTCTATCCTGTCAGGCACAGGATATGGAAATATATCAGAAGGTATGTCTTCCTTCTCTTCGTGCCGCATTTTTTCCACCTGATACTCGTCCTCTTCCTTCTCGACAGGGTCAACCCGGAGAACACATTCAATTTCCTGGCGAACAGGGAGATCAAGTTCGCCCCTGTTCAGGCGTTTTTCGTCTCTTCTGCGAGCGTTCTCAACATCCTGACTGCTCTTCTGTTCAAGGCTCACAACACCTTCTTTTCGCTCGTCAACATTTCGTACGCCGCCTTCTCCATTGCCCTGCTGAGAAAATCGATGAAGCTCGAGCTCCCCCCGAGGGTCCACAGGCAGATGAGAGTCGTCGTCACCGGTCTCGGTCTCTGTATAGTGATCTATTCGCTCGGCAAGACGGTGCCATTTTTCCTCAACCTTGAACTGGACGATAATGTCGTCACTGCCTTTATAAATGCCGCCCTGATCCTCGGAGGAGGATCGATCGCCCTTGCGATTGTGAGGCACCAGTTCCTTGATATCCGCCTTATCGCCAGAAAAGGGATATTCTATGGAGCTGTAGTGGCCATCTTCGCTACTATCTATCTTCTTACGATCAAACAGGTAACGGAGTTCTTCTACCGGTTCTCGGGAGCAAGGTTCGAATTTCTCGAAACGGTCCTGATCATCATCTTCATCATCATCTTCCAGCCGGTCTTCAGCAGGATGGAGGAGTGGATAGACCGCCTGCTCGCGAGGGAGGAAAAAAGCACCAGGGTCAGGATCCGGGAGCTTAGCGATGAGCTGCTTTCAGTGATTGAAGTGGAAGATCTTAAAAAGAAGATAAATGACGCGCTCGGGTCAGTATTTACCACAAAGAGGGTGGAGACGGTATTCTGCGATGAGATATTCGCCCTGAAAAACGACGATCCCTATGCTATCGAGGTAGTCAAGCTGATGATAAAGGTCGCCGAACCGATGACGAGGCTCGATTTCATGGAGGCGATGGGATTTCTTAACCTCAGGGGAAGGACTTTCCTTCGCCCTGGCAAAAAGGCGATCAATGAAGCTGTCAAGACGATGCCGGGGATAGTGAGGCGGTTTGCCGGGTACAAGCTTATAGTCCCGGTGCTGCACGAAGGGGCCTGCATGGCCGTTCTTCTCCTCGGCGAAAAAGAGGAATCGGACAAATATACGATGGAAGAACAGGCTCTTTTATCGATGCTTGCCCTGCAGATATCGGCGTCTCTTTCGCGGATAGAGCTTCTCAAGGAGGTCGTCGAGAAGAAGGTTATGGAAGAAGAGCTCAATATCGCCAAATCGATCCAGATGAACCTGCTTCCGACGAGTCTGCCGGTGATCGACCGGTACGAACTGGCCGGTCTGAGCATAGCAAGCAAGCAGGTCGGAGGCGATTATTACGATTTCATCCATGACGATTCGCACTTGGCGTTCGTAGTGGCCGACGTGTCGGGAAAAGGCGTACCGGCATCGCTCCTGATGGCCTCTCTTCAGGCGTCGCTCCGCTCGATGATGGACAGGATGAACGACCCTGTCGCGGTGATCGGCAGGCTGAACGATGTGATGTGCGATATAACTGCTCCGGACAAGTTCGCAACGATGTTCTACGGGTGCATCGATATCGACAGGAATGAGATCAAATATTCCAACGCCGGACACTTTTTCCCCGTTATCCTGAGGAAAAACGGTAAGGTCGAGGAACTCGATTACAGCGGGCTGATCCTCGGAGTAAGTCCGGGTTTTGAGTATGAGTGCAGGAAGACAAGGCTCGAGCCGGGGGATTCGATAATCGTGACGACCGATGGAGTGACGGAAGCGGAAAACCAGCAGGGAGAACTCTATGGCGAGGAAAGGCTGCATCCGTTCCTTGCCACGGTGAGGGACCATTCCGCTGACAGGATCAAGGATTCGATCGTGGAAGAGGTGAACAGGTTCTCATATCCGATGGGAGCGAACGACGATATGACGATCGTGGTGGTAAAACGCAACAGGCTGTAG
- a CDS encoding ATP-binding protein, with protein sequence MTSRIVLEFPSSYEWLNMVDLICCELTCESSLFSKNELNDISISVIEACTNALEHGNNSDPDLTVRVVFTRHSEYLEVEVYDSGKGFDFEGYLQHIPDPSDIEHQRGRGIYIMQEMMDSLKFEKLPEKGMKVTLRKMINGSGGARE encoded by the coding sequence ATGACATCTCGTATTGTATTGGAGTTTCCAAGCAGTTACGAATGGTTGAATATGGTCGACCTGATTTGCTGTGAATTGACATGTGAGTCCAGCCTTTTCTCAAAAAACGAACTGAACGATATATCTATCTCTGTCATAGAGGCCTGCACCAATGCTCTGGAACATGGGAACAACAGTGATCCAGACCTGACCGTTCGCGTCGTATTCACCCGCCATAGCGAATATCTCGAAGTGGAGGTGTATGATTCGGGAAAAGGATTTGATTTTGAGGGATATCTTCAGCATATCCCCGATCCTTCGGATATCGAACACCAGAGAGGCAGGGGCATCTATATAATGCAGGAGATGATGGATTCACTGAAATTCGAAAAACTCCCCGAAAAAGGCATGAAAGTGACGCTCAGGAAGATGATCAATGGATCCGGCGGCGCCAGGGAATGA
- a CDS encoding STAS domain-containing protein, with the protein MKARVRESGPVTIIEVTGKLMGGADADIFRDLIHGIIEEGKRKVLIDLSGVKWVNSTGVGILITGYTTLRRNNGDMKLLNVSNKIQSILYVTKLNLIFECYDDEDEAITSFS; encoded by the coding sequence TTGAAAGCAAGAGTCAGGGAATCAGGGCCTGTCACGATCATCGAAGTGACCGGAAAACTTATGGGCGGAGCCGATGCCGATATTTTCAGGGACCTTATACACGGCATCATTGAAGAGGGGAAAAGAAAGGTCCTCATCGACCTGTCCGGCGTGAAATGGGTGAACAGTACGGGGGTCGGGATACTGATAACCGGGTATACGACATTGAGAAGAAATAATGGAGACATGAAACTTTTGAACGTCTCCAACAAGATACAGAGTATATTGTACGTGACCAAACTTAATCTTATCTTCGAATGCTATGATGATGAAGATGAAGCTATAACAAGTTTTTCCTGA
- a CDS encoding RluA family pseudouridine synthase, producing MNDQKVYAFIVDEESGGDRLDAFLATRIPELSRSRIQKAVRGGEVFIDGDPTDKVSRKIKENERIELHFEPPELPRAIAEDIPLDIIYEDKDLLVINKKAGMVVHPAPGNRTGTLVNALLAHCGDLSGVGGVLRPGIVHRLDALTSGLLVVAKNDPVHISLSRQLMERKVKRIYFALVWGEMPENEGKIDLPIGRSSADRKKMAVKLSGGREARTYYYLLDTFGPFQYIKVKLGTGRTHQIRVHLSHIGHPVLGDAVYGGRKVRRGSLSKPDMEMGHKALSMIDRQALHAGELSFFHPGLKETVSFKAPLPDDFRSVLAFCGGKD from the coding sequence ATGAATGATCAGAAAGTATACGCTTTTATAGTCGATGAAGAATCAGGCGGGGACCGCCTGGACGCTTTCCTCGCGACAAGGATCCCTGAACTGTCCAGGTCGAGGATCCAGAAGGCGGTGCGCGGCGGGGAAGTCTTCATCGATGGAGATCCCACCGACAAAGTCTCCCGGAAAATAAAGGAAAACGAACGGATAGAACTTCATTTCGAACCTCCCGAGCTTCCACGGGCGATCGCGGAGGATATTCCTCTCGACATAATCTACGAGGACAAAGATCTTCTGGTAATAAACAAGAAGGCGGGAATGGTCGTTCACCCGGCGCCTGGAAACCGTACCGGCACATTGGTAAATGCTCTCCTGGCGCATTGCGGCGATCTTTCCGGGGTGGGCGGAGTGCTGCGTCCTGGTATAGTCCACCGGCTCGACGCTCTGACCAGCGGACTGCTTGTAGTCGCCAAGAACGATCCGGTACATATCTCGCTAAGCAGGCAGCTTATGGAGCGGAAGGTGAAACGGATATATTTCGCTTTAGTATGGGGCGAGATGCCCGAAAATGAGGGTAAGATAGATCTTCCGATCGGAAGATCCAGCGCGGACAGGAAAAAGATGGCCGTCAAGCTTTCGGGTGGACGGGAGGCTCGTACATATTACTATCTTCTAGACACATTTGGGCCGTTTCAGTATATTAAAGTGAAGCTGGGGACCGGCAGGACACACCAGATCAGGGTCCATCTAAGCCACATTGGACATCCGGTCCTGGGAGATGCTGTTTACGGGGGGAGGAAAGTCAGGAGAGGATCTCTTTCAAAACCCGATATGGAAATGGGGCATAAAGCGCTGTCAATGATCGACAGGCAGGCGCTTCACGCGGGAGAGTTGTCGTTTTTTCATCCCGGGCTGAAAGAAACAGTGAGTTTCAAAGCGCCGCTTCCTGACGATTTTCGCTCTGTACTCGCTTTTTGCGGGGGAAAAGATTGA
- the lspA gene encoding signal peptidase II translates to MLYFTIAALVVILDQASKRIIWEIYRYSGGTDLIDGFLRITLSKNNGAVMGILGGSRIILLSVTIISIGALIYFAYRMRYAPVFKRICIGLILGGAFGNLIDRIATGEVIDFIDMGIGAYRWPTYNVADTAVSIGAVFLIVGFIKATDDLFESPRGKDPAAALKNSRSSDE, encoded by the coding sequence GTGTTGTATTTCACTATCGCAGCCCTCGTTGTAATTCTTGATCAGGCCTCAAAAAGGATAATCTGGGAAATCTACAGGTATTCGGGCGGAACCGATCTTATCGACGGTTTCCTCAGGATCACGCTGAGCAAGAATAACGGCGCGGTCATGGGGATTCTAGGCGGGTCCCGGATCATCCTGCTGAGCGTGACAATCATATCGATCGGCGCCCTGATATATTTTGCCTATCGAATGAGATACGCCCCCGTCTTCAAGAGGATATGCATAGGTCTTATCCTGGGCGGAGCCTTCGGAAACCTGATCGACCGCATCGCTACCGGTGAAGTGATAGATTTCATAGACATGGGAATAGGGGCATATCGCTGGCCCACCTATAATGTTGCCGACACGGCCGTATCGATCGGAGCGGTATTCCTGATCGTCGGATTCATAAAAGCCACTGACGATCTTTTTGAATCTCCCCGGGGGAAGGATCCCGCGGCTGCTCTCAAAAACAGCCGGTCATCCGATGAATGA
- a CDS encoding TraR/DksA C4-type zinc finger protein — MPAKRKKTKLTKKEIEVYREKVLAERERIIMELGRIEETINDATSGQDGSKRSYSNHLADLGTDFMEKEKNFYYASQEGHYLRSLDDALKRMERGIYGKCEECEDLISFKRLDAVPGARLCIKCKSKAEKDMRGR, encoded by the coding sequence ATGCCAGCAAAACGCAAGAAGACAAAGCTGACAAAAAAAGAGATCGAGGTTTACAGGGAGAAGGTCCTTGCCGAGAGAGAGAGAATAATCATGGAGCTTGGCAGGATAGAGGAGACTATAAACGACGCGACAAGCGGCCAGGATGGATCCAAAAGATCCTACTCCAATCATCTTGCCGATCTCGGAACCGATTTTATGGAGAAGGAAAAGAACTTCTACTATGCGAGCCAGGAAGGGCATTACCTGCGTTCCCTCGACGACGCGCTCAAGCGTATGGAGCGTGGTATCTACGGGAAATGCGAGGAATGCGAAGATCTGATATCTTTCAAGCGCCTCGATGCCGTCCCCGGCGCCAGACTGTGCATCAAATGCAAGAGCAAAGCGGAAAAGGATATGAGGGGACGTTGA
- a CDS encoding isoleucine--tRNA ligase: MSDKKKHISYKQLPSQRDAILMEEEILRYWDEHEIFRRSIEERSDDKPFVFYEGPPTANGRPGVHHAMARTIKDIVCRFQTMLGHSVIRKAGWDTHGLPVEIEVEHKLGLDGKDQIEKYGVAEFNRECRESVFTYLDEWHTFTRKLGYWLDLDDPYITCDNEYIESVWWILKQFWDQDMLFEGHKIVPYCPRCGTSLSSHEVSQGYKDVSDPSIFIKLKLEDEDAFFLVWTTTPWTLISNVALAVGPEHDYVKVEFNGEVLIFAEALLSVLDGEYSILERMKGDKLVGKRYEPCFPWFGDEEGAFRVIGADFVTLTDGTGIVHTAPAFGEDDYKIGLEEGLPFVQPVDSEGKFTDKIDRWAGRFIKDCDAEIIEDLIKRNILYKAEEITHSYPFCWRCDSPLIYYARRSWYIKTTAYKDLLIEANRKISWYPPEVGENRFAKWLEGNVDWALSRERYWGTPLNIWTCDSCQEKFCIGDLSELRSISEQFPDDYDLHKPFIDDLDVGCPDCGGKMTRVPEVIDCWFDSGAMPFAQYHYPMENMDSLKNQYPAAFISEGVDQSRGWFYSLLAIGAFLTKESPYQRCLPHGMILDKNGQKMSKSKGNAVFASDILGSDGADSLRWYLMTSGAPYLPKRFDLDAMRDGANKFLGTLRNLYNFFAMYADIDGFRPTGDITSDNMIDRWLLSRYNTVVREVTASLEGYEMTRAARTIQTFVIDELSNWYLRRCRRRFWKNEMSGDKLAAYEIFFKVLEGTVSLAAPFIPFLSEAVYHRLHGIDGSEEKGGSIHLSHFPKFDEAMIDEKLEKDMDEVRKAVTIGRAVRNKAGIKVRTPLSRILLHSSSKGALGWLDDEGLVSLLLDELNVKAVESVASTDDFIRSSVKPDYSILGKRFGKNMKAAANVIGNLSRESISELVEKEKVSVEIDEKKEVISLDEVQVHQDTEEGFSAESEGGLTIILDIKMTPELIKEGIARDLVNRIQNLRKDSGFDVSDRIELSYDAPDEIAEVFDLYGDHISSETLAERISRGKQEWDSRAEIDLEKHKIELWVKLV; the protein is encoded by the coding sequence ATGTCAGATAAGAAAAAGCATATCAGTTACAAGCAGTTACCTTCGCAGCGTGACGCGATCCTTATGGAAGAGGAGATCCTCAGGTATTGGGACGAGCATGAGATCTTCCGGAGAAGTATCGAAGAAAGGTCTGACGACAAACCTTTTGTCTTCTACGAAGGTCCGCCGACGGCGAACGGAAGGCCGGGAGTCCATCACGCGATGGCGCGGACGATCAAAGACATCGTCTGCAGGTTCCAGACCATGCTCGGCCACAGCGTGATAAGAAAAGCCGGCTGGGATACTCATGGCCTGCCGGTGGAGATAGAGGTCGAACACAAGCTCGGGCTCGATGGAAAAGACCAGATTGAAAAATATGGAGTCGCTGAATTCAACCGGGAATGCCGCGAAAGCGTTTTTACATATCTTGATGAATGGCATACGTTTACTCGCAAGCTGGGATATTGGCTCGATCTCGATGACCCTTACATCACATGCGATAATGAATATATCGAATCGGTCTGGTGGATCCTCAAGCAGTTCTGGGACCAGGATATGCTCTTTGAGGGTCACAAGATCGTCCCCTATTGCCCCCGTTGCGGGACATCGCTTTCAAGCCACGAAGTCTCCCAGGGGTACAAGGACGTATCAGACCCTTCAATCTTCATAAAGCTCAAACTCGAGGATGAAGACGCGTTTTTCCTCGTATGGACTACGACGCCCTGGACCCTTATATCCAACGTAGCCCTGGCCGTCGGGCCGGAGCATGATTACGTGAAGGTGGAATTCAACGGTGAGGTCCTTATCTTCGCCGAAGCTCTCCTCAGCGTCCTCGACGGCGAATACTCCATCCTGGAAAGGATGAAGGGAGATAAGCTGGTCGGAAAGAGGTACGAGCCCTGTTTCCCCTGGTTCGGGGATGAAGAGGGAGCTTTCAGGGTGATCGGAGCCGATTTCGTCACTCTGACCGATGGCACGGGGATCGTCCATACAGCTCCCGCCTTCGGGGAGGACGATTACAAGATCGGACTGGAGGAGGGACTTCCCTTCGTTCAACCGGTAGATTCCGAGGGCAAGTTTACCGATAAGATCGACAGATGGGCGGGAAGGTTCATAAAGGATTGCGATGCCGAGATCATCGAGGATCTGATAAAGAGAAATATCCTGTACAAGGCCGAAGAGATAACGCACTCCTATCCGTTCTGCTGGCGGTGCGATTCGCCGCTTATATATTACGCCCGCAGATCATGGTATATAAAGACTACCGCGTACAAGGATCTTCTGATCGAAGCGAACAGGAAGATCAGCTGGTATCCCCCCGAAGTCGGCGAGAACAGGTTCGCCAAATGGCTCGAGGGGAATGTCGACTGGGCCCTGAGCAGGGAAAGGTACTGGGGTACGCCTCTCAATATCTGGACGTGCGATTCGTGCCAGGAGAAGTTCTGTATCGGGGATCTTTCCGAACTGCGCTCGATAAGCGAGCAGTTCCCCGATGATTACGATCTGCACAAACCGTTCATAGATGATCTCGATGTCGGTTGTCCTGATTGCGGTGGGAAGATGACGCGCGTGCCCGAGGTGATCGATTGCTGGTTCGACTCGGGAGCGATGCCTTTCGCCCAGTATCACTATCCGATGGAAAATATGGATTCTTTAAAGAATCAGTATCCCGCGGCGTTTATCAGCGAGGGTGTCGACCAGTCGAGGGGCTGGTTCTATTCCCTACTCGCCATAGGAGCGTTTCTCACGAAAGAGAGCCCGTATCAGAGATGCCTTCCTCATGGGATGATCCTCGATAAAAACGGGCAGAAGATGAGCAAGAGCAAGGGTAACGCCGTGTTCGCCAGCGACATTCTTGGCAGTGACGGAGCCGATTCACTCCGCTGGTACCTGATGACGAGCGGCGCTCCCTACCTTCCCAAGAGGTTCGATCTCGATGCGATGCGAGACGGGGCGAACAAGTTCCTCGGTACGCTGAGGAATCTTTACAATTTCTTCGCGATGTACGCCGATATCGACGGATTCAGGCCGACCGGAGATATCACCAGTGATAATATGATCGACCGGTGGCTTCTCTCCAGGTACAACACCGTCGTGCGGGAAGTCACAGCCTCGCTTGAAGGGTACGAGATGACGAGGGCGGCCAGGACGATACAGACATTCGTCATCGATGAGCTGAGCAACTGGTACCTCAGGCGCTGCAGAAGGCGTTTCTGGAAAAACGAGATGAGCGGCGACAAGCTTGCAGCCTACGAGATCTTCTTTAAAGTCCTCGAAGGGACCGTTTCCCTGGCGGCGCCCTTCATCCCGTTCCTCAGCGAAGCAGTATATCACAGGCTCCATGGCATCGACGGATCGGAAGAGAAAGGCGGGAGTATTCACCTTTCTCATTTCCCGAAGTTTGACGAGGCGATGATAGATGAAAAGCTTGAGAAGGATATGGACGAAGTGCGCAAAGCGGTGACCATCGGCAGGGCGGTAAGAAACAAGGCCGGCATCAAGGTGCGTACGCCCCTTTCGAGGATCCTGCTTCACAGTTCTTCGAAGGGCGCTCTTGGATGGCTCGACGATGAAGGGCTGGTCAGCCTCCTGCTTGACGAATTGAACGTCAAGGCGGTGGAATCGGTCGCGAGTACTGACGATTTCATCAGGTCCAGCGTCAAACCCGATTATTCAATACTGGGGAAAAGGTTCGGCAAGAATATGAAGGCGGCGGCGAATGTAATCGGGAACCTTAGCAGGGAGAGCATCAGCGAACTGGTTGAAAAGGAAAAGGTCAGTGTTGAGATAGACGAAAAGAAGGAGGTCATATCGCTCGACGAGGTCCAGGTCCATCAGGATACCGAGGAAGGGTTTTCCGCGGAATCTGAGGGAGGACTCACAATAATACTTGATATTAAGATGACACCGGAACTAATTAAGGAAGGCATTGCGAGGGACCTTGTCAACCGGATCCAGAACCTGCGGAAGGATTCGGGATTTGACGTGAGTGACCGTATCGAACTTTCGTACGACGCTCCTGATGAGATCGCCGAGGTCTTTGACCTTTACGGGGATCACATCAGCAGCGAGACCCTGGCGGAGAGGATATCGAGGGGAAAGCAGGAGTGGGATTCCAGGGCTGAAATCGATCTGGAAAAACATAAAATCGAACTCTGGGTTAAACTGGTTTGA